A genome region from Clostridia bacterium includes the following:
- a CDS encoding DNA-3-methyladenine glycosylase, with protein sequence MPTSGVRLGRDFFARDTVTVARELLGKLMIYCSPKGLVGGRVVETEAYVGPEDPACHSARGLTPRNQVMFGPAGYAYIYQIYGMHYCFNVTTASDDRPEAVLLRALEPLIGLDIMFKHRRVKQERLLASGPGRLVQALGITKELNGSSVVEGPIGFYGDSGYTVSDDEIVAAPRIGISQAADWLLRFYLRGNPHVSKKWAGAP encoded by the coding sequence ATGCCCACAAGCGGAGTTAGGTTGGGCCGGGACTTTTTTGCTCGGGACACGGTGACTGTGGCCCGGGAGCTATTGGGCAAACTGATGATCTATTGCTCGCCGAAAGGCCTGGTGGGCGGAAGGGTGGTGGAGACCGAGGCCTACGTAGGCCCTGAGGACCCGGCCTGCCATTCGGCCCGAGGCCTGACCCCTCGCAATCAAGTGATGTTTGGTCCTGCTGGCTATGCTTACATTTACCAGATCTATGGTATGCACTACTGCTTCAACGTTACCACTGCTAGTGACGACCGGCCAGAAGCTGTATTGCTGCGGGCGCTCGAGCCGCTGATAGGTTTAGACATCATGTTTAAACACCGCCGAGTAAAACAGGAGCGGCTCTTGGCCAGCGGTCCCGGGCGGCTAGTTCAGGCTTTAGGAATAACCAAGGAGCTCAACGGTTCTAGTGTGGTCGAGGGGCCAATTGGCTTCTATGGCGATTCTGGCTATACTGTAAGTGATGACGAGATCGTAGCTGCGCCCCGGATCGGCATTTCTCAAGCGGCCGACTGGTTGTTGCGCTTTTATCTTAGGGGAAACCCCCATGTCTCTAAAAAATGGGCCGGAGCGCCCTAA